The DNA region CCGGTCCGGTCCCACGGAATTTTCTCACCGGCcactaggataaatcgggaagcgcgcgCGGCGGACAATCCAGAAACCCAACATTCTTTGGTTGCGCGCCACATTTGGAGGAAAATTTCCTGCAAATACGTCATAGTTGGGGATCGAACCGCGAGTGCTTGGGTGACAACCCGAATGTCCTACCGTAGCGCTGTGGTgcttattgaaaaaaaatatgataatccCATATTGACTATCCTTGGTGACCGGCCCGGCCTGGCCCCACAAAAGTTTTCTATTGACCACCacgataaatcgggaagcgcatgcGACGGTCAGCATAGATTCtcagcatcctttgattgcgcCTCCCATTTatagaaaaaattcttataaatacgcCATAACTGGGATCGAACCGCGggtgcctgggtgacaacctgaATGTCCTACTGCGGCACTATAGCCCCAAGGACATCGTGgtgcatattgaaaaaaaatgataattccagttagtctcattgactatcctTAGGTGACTGGCCTGACCCACAGAAGTTTTCCACCGactaccagggtaaatcgggaagcgcacgcggcggccagcccagaagcccaacatcctttgattgcgcCCCCCagttggaggaaaaatttctgcAAATACACCATAGCTAGGGTTCGAATCGCGggtgcctgggtgacaacctggatgccCTACCGTGGCATCATAGCCCCGGGGACCCGTGGTgcttattgaaaaaaaaattgataatcctagttagcctcattgactatccctgggtGACCAACCATACCCTatggaagtttcccaccggccactagggtaaatcgggaagcgcgcgCGACAGGCAGTCCAAgagtccaacatcctttgattgcgaccctcatttggaggaaaaattcctacaaatatgtCATAGCTGGGGATCGAACCGTAGGTGCCTGGATGTTCTACTGCGGCACCATAACCCCAGGGACCCCGTGGtgcttattgaaaaaaaaaaatgataatcccaattagtctcattgactatctctgggtGACCGGCCTGGACCTGTGGtgcttattgaaaaaaaaaatgataatcccaattagcctcattgactatctctggggtGACCGGCCtggccccacggaagtttcccacccgtcaccagggtaaatcgagaagcgcacGCCGCGGCCAGCCTAGAACCCAGCATCCTTTGGTTACACCCTCCATTTGGAGGAAAGATTCTTGCAAATACGCCGTAGCTAGGGTTCGAACCGCGGGTGCCTgagtgacaacctggatgtcctaccacGGCACCATGGCCTTGGGACCCCGTGGTGCTTATTGAAGCTTCTACTTTGGGTGGTTAAATTGATACAATTATATGAATTTGTTGCTGAAGATTTATTGCGCTAAAATTTTGTGACCCATTTTCCAATTCTATTTCTGTGCACTTACCTGTGCTGCAGTTGATAATCTGCTCTGGGCATAATGGTGCCTTGAATAATGTGTTAACCATTCACCTAAAATTTGTTTGCTTGTGTTGTTGTTACTTATATTTTGGAGTTTTGTttactataattttattttaatgtttttacATAAACAGAGGCTGGATTCATTATAACATgaattttctttcttctccaaaTATCAGGCCTTGGATTCTTGACATCTTTGGCATTCGTATTTCTCATTGGAATCTTTGCTTCATCATGGTTGGGATCAACAGTCGTCTGGTTGGGAGAgtggtttataaaaaaaatgccTTTTGTAAGGCACATTTATTCAGCATCAAAGCAAATTAGCACTGCAATTTCTCCAGGTATTTCATTTGTTTGAAAAAGGTccatatttcattttattttatgaaaaacTATCAGACATACAGTTGGCAGCGGTTACATATTGATTGCTTGTAATAACTACTGTATTTGCAGTATCTTTTTCCCACTCATAGGAGCTAACTAGTACCATACAAAATTGGCATTTCTGGTTTTAAGGAACATTTTCTCAATAAATTTTCTGCCTCCCTTAAATGATTTTGTTACTGCTTTTGTTCCAACAATAACCCAATACATGTGACATTGTCATGATGTTTTGTATTATTTTGCTAGATAATTTACTTTTTTATCTTAATTTATTTTGCAAATGGAACAAATTTGTATTTTCTTGGTTTGTATGGGAATTTTGACAAATTTCTTCACGTGGCATGTTTATTTCTAATATTTCCTAAATTTTTtgactcaaattgattcaactTGTCCATTACTTTGCCAAGACTCAAAttgccttgaatggagttcaattAGGTGGGTTAGGGTTCATGTAGCAAACTGCAAATACTTGGACTTAGCTAGGCTTGTTGTGATTTTGGTATCTCCACTATTAATGTCATAATTTTCAAGCatgtagtatttatttatttgtgcaCTACATCTTACTAATCATGGTCTAATTCTACATTTTGTACAATTGTCTTTCAAATTAACAAATGTTCTTATTGACACCTCAACTGAGCATTGAATAAATCCATGTTTTAACTTACCATTACTATTTTTGCACAGATCAAAATACCACAGCTTTTAAAGAGGTCGCAATTATTCGTCATCCACGTGTTGGGGAGTACGCGTTTGGTTTTATTACATCAACAGTGGTTCTTCAGgtattttaattccttgtattAATTCACATTAATGACTTTGGCTAGTCAACTACTAAAAATTATAGCAGTTTCTTGGTCATAGCTTAAGTTTGCAACTTTCTGGCAACAAATTGGTTAGATGAGTGTGTTTGACACGATCAATGACATTTCATTTAAGTACCTCTATGTTGCTTTTCTAGCTAACATACCTTTTTAGTCTCCTATTATGCTTTACAGTTTTTTAtatcactccatttcttgttagAAAAGTCTTTGTGATGTATCACTTGTTTGATAAGCAATAAATCTGTATATCATAGGTCTGTTATTATTCGAGCATATAGCTGTAGCACTCATTTATCTTTCATGTAATTTTTCCATACTCATCCATGTCAAGTTGCAGATGTTATTAGAATTGTAtgatttgttttttttcaaaaacaaaatattctttcacaTTGCAGAATGACAAAGGTGATGAAGAGTTATGCAGTGTTTATGTTCCAACCAACCATCTTTATATCGGTGATATATTCTTGGTCAACTCTGAAGAAATCATCAGGCCCAACCTTTCTGTTCGGGAAGGCATAGGTTTGGCTCCTCATCTCTGGACTTTTAATCATTTTACAGATATGTGCTCAGTTATGAGCAATATATATGATTACTTTCtcaaatttttatattttgatcttgttgtagagATTATTGTTTCGGGGGGTATGACAATGCCACAGGCAATTGCTCCTCTGGAAGGGATTCCCCGGAAAAACCAGAACATCAGATTGAACAGAATAACAAATTAAGGTGAAAGCGTGTCAAAGCCATTCTGCTACTGCAGATCTGTTTCCCTCTTCTTTTTCTCACAAACTTTGTATGTGCTTTTCAAAGGGTCACACTGCTGCAGTTTTGCCATGCCTTTCACACTTTCCTAGTGAGCCAGAGCCAGATTACACTTTCCTAGCTAGTAAAGCTTGAACTGAGCATGCATCATTGTGTGTTGTAAACACTTCTAAATGTTGAGCGAGTGTTTGTGCAAATATAGAAGATTACTACCGTCAACCAACTACACGTCACACCTACACCTAAGACTGTGTGTTCCTGGATTACAATTGTTGCAGTTTAGAGATGTTATTACTTTGCCTTACACAACCCGGCCTTTCCTTTGTTTTGAGTTGTTGTGCTCTCTTTCTTTGAGTTTGTTGCAGGTATAAACACTAGTCATGTCTAAGATTGTAGATCGATTGCCAGGATGTTGAAGCTAGAAGTAGATGAAACAGGGTTGGAAGAAAATTGCATCTCACAGGGCTGGGTAAGATGTTCCTAGCATGCTTAATACTACCTTGTAGCTAGCATATTCACTGCAACACCACCAGAGGTATTCAGGCACTATCAAATCGTGCTCTTTAGTTTTAGAATTTATTGGCAAAATACTCCTTTATACAGGCTTCTGGCTTTGCAAAATGCCTTTTTCCCCTTGTACTCTTTTCAAATTTCCTTCCAATAAAGTTGACACTGTttgatttcaaaattagcttATTGGGCGAAAATGAAATTTTCAAGTATCAGGCGGCACCGCTAATTGCTGGAGGCTGTGATGAAAAAGGGTTTCATCCCCTTTTCTTGTTGTCGGCGGCGGAAGAAAGAAAAGGCTCCTTTGGTCGGCAGCAGATCCGGACATTACTGTGCACGCTGGACACGTCAGAGGTGAGGATCGACGCCTCAAGATAGATGTTTATGGCGGATTAATGGCGCAAAGGAGTCGCAGGTTCCTTTGTTTGCAGCAGCACTTGATACAGCAGGTTCCTTTATCAAGGAAGATTATAGTAAAATCAGTGCATTCTAAAGATTGaatcaaataatataaattatattttattctttATATTAGTTATATGATTACCTGCTAATTACGATAATCAAATACACACTCTGAGTACATTTCCTCAACTACAAGATTTACCAGGCCAGATATCATTGAATCTGACGCCATGAAATTCTGAGACCATGCCATGAGATGCCTATAATCTTGCATTGCTCTAAAACTGAGTTACATTAGACTGTTTAAAGTGGATTTAGACTAATTGCTTCTAGTCGTAACACCTGCAAATCTCAGTTAGTCTCTTTTTTGCCCTCTGATCGTGCGAATCCactgactatttttttttttttatcaaagttaATAATGTACGTGTTTTATTAACGACCAAAAATATGTTAGATTATTCCGTCAAAGAAAATGTATATATTttgtaattatttaattaatgtaTTTATATTTACGATGAAGTCACTAGTCAAGGAAGCGTGTGGTTGGTCTCCAACTTGGACTCGGCTGGCGTCTTGTTTGACTCCGCCCCAGGGATTAGCTCAAATGGATAAGGGTGTTTTAGtcatttaaattgattttttctGCCGCTGATTATAACCACCGTTGGGAAACGCCCTTCCCCATCAGCATTCCTTGCTGTCTACTCCTGCGCTTCCAGCAGGGGGGGGCGTTAGGTCAAGTCTCGCGATTCGGCGTAGGCGTCGAGatcgggggagagagagagaggggaagcgaggagaggagaggagaggagaaaatGGCGGAAGAGAATGATTCCACGTCGATTCCGCTTAGCCAGGCGGCGGACCCGGAAGATCCAGCCAAAGCGCCCCCAATTTCGCCGAGTTCTTCCACCAGGAAGGTGCGTGTCTGTCAGATCTGATAGCATGTGAATTGATTGTGGCTTTGTTAGCTTTGATTGCGGTTGATTGGGGTTCTGATTTAGATCTATTGAAAATGTGGGACAATATTATAGCAGGAGGGGTTTTGGTTGGCTTTAGATGCATATTGTATCGAGTTGTGCGCCCTTTCAGTTGGATAAGTCGAGTTTGGTAATATGTTGGTTTAGGATTATAGTTTGATTCAATCAATTGTTTCCTAGTTAGCTGGATGACAGAGAATGTTAACTGGTTTTGAGCAAAGTAATCGATTTGAAAAAATGAGCCGATGCAGGATACATAAAATAGAGCGATCATCTATGGAAGGGATATAAAAGGCCGtagttttaacttattaattggtATGAAAATTAATAGATTTCTGGGTTCAAGTAGGCTTAGACACACATTCTATGGCTATGCCATTACAACAGTATACAGATAGCAAAGCCTTGGTGAATACAATTTGTATGTTTCAGCTCAAGTTGCAGTTAATCCAACATCTAAGAATTGTACAAACATCTCTAGTAACTGGCTAAACCTAAATTTTGTATGCAAACTTCAATAAAGGGAACTATATATATTGTACAATTTTACTTTCAAATgatggattttttttaatatcaataTATGTGCTACTTGAAATAGAATGTGACATCACATTTACTTTCCTAAACAAAGGAAACtcacttaaaaaaaattcaccTATTTTCGGCTATAGAGTGATGATggctattcttttcttttctttttgagaAAAAGCATGTGGAACTAATATTAAATATCGGGATGATAGATGATATTAATCTTTGGACATAACAGACTGAAAATATCATAAAATCACATAAGTTGTTCTTCACTATAAAGTCCAGCCTGatgcacaaagctcccgccatgcgggtcccgaggaaggatccattataAGCAGCTTACCCTGCATTTTGCAAGATGTTGTTTCCAGAATTCGAACTCGtgatcttttggtcacaaagcaacaactttaccgttgtgccaagGCTCCTCTTCAAGTTGTTCTTCACTATAAGATATAAATTTGTACTAGTCATTATTTGTGTTACCCATACGAGTCGTGTATTATGATTTTTGTCTATCAAGTAACAAAGTTGAGAGAACGATAGGGGTCTAACTTGCTATCTTTGCACGTGGATGCTATGCATACAGCATACATGATTGATTTACTTAGTAATGATATCTCAGATACTCtttccctttgtttccttgggaagAAAAGGAGGGAGAGAAGGAAATGTGGGGGAGATTATTTTCCCTACTGTAATGAATCGCTTTCTTAGGTACCCACCCTTTTTCTTTGTTTCCTTGGGCGAAAATGGAGGGAGGGAAGGAAATGGTTGGGGAATTGTTTCCCCATTGTAGTGAATTGGCTTTCTCCCAATGTGGTCTGAATGCCATCTCatttaactaaaaaaataaattaccaaTGTGGTCCGAATGCCATCTcatttaactaaaaaaaataaatgacctGATTTTCTTATTTTTCCCTCCAATGAAATGATttccttctttttatttctctctaGGAAATAAAAACTGTGGAAATATTTCCCTactatttttttatgaattattttttgtACCCTCTTTCTTTTCTAAGttttttccttcctcttgtgaAAAACATGGTCTTATTGTTCAATTTGCACTCAATAGATACCTTACAGGAAGTTTTTTCTTCTTAATCTCAAGAGACATGCATTTCATACTCCATGAAAAATTTGCATTCCATACATGTCACTAAAGTTTACAATTTGTTTGTTTAGTCAACTGAGAAGTTAAAATTGTTTCTTGTTGTTCTTGTTTATGGAGTAACAAACAATGACATGCATTACATCTTTAATCATGTCTAGCTAGCTTATCATATGTAGTTTACTCACAGACTTTGACCTTGTTAGTACACAGGCTTGTTGCGCTGTTCTTCAGAGCTGGGTGTCAAAGAAGTTTATGACCGGATGGTaccattctcatatttattcttcttcttcttgcaattaaatttttttttttgacacttGTTTCTTTTCAGTGTAGTTCTCTTCCCCGTTGCAATCACTTTTTACATTACATGGTGGTTTATTCAGTTCGTTGATAGTTTTTTCAGTCCAATATATGACAAGCTGGGATTCAATATCTTTGGTGAGTCCTTTCTTTTCCCTTTAATGCATATTGTGGAAACTTGTTTATTAATTGTAGTAGGAATTGGAGTTattctataattaaataaaatcctttttgaaCTTATATTCAACTTTTGAGAACCTACCTTTGAATATAGTGTATGCAAGTCTATTTGTAGGTTTCCTTTAGTATAATATATGTATGGGTAGAACGGGACTACCTGATTGCTGGTGTATGATTTTGGACACTCCTTATTATCTTTCACATGGTATCAAAACATCTCAAGTTCTGCACCCACTATAAATCAACATGCAACCTTTTATCCAAGGTTTTGAATTATCATGAAGCTGAATATTAGTCTGTAGGTCCATAACACTCTTCCTCCCCTAGGTTGTTTTAAATATATTGcagaaactttgaaaaatatttctcaaTTCTAGGTCTAATATTTAAACAAATAGGTAATGTGAGAGCTATTACTATTGCCTATATCATCTCAAAATATTATTGTTGTTTTCTTCTTTGAATTCATTTTGTTTCTTCATAATGGTTATTGAATTGGAGCAAAAGGTGAAGCCGTCACCTTAACGGTCCCTCCAGGGCAACCCCACACTCTCTAGAAGGGGGTAAATCACGAGGGGTATTTGCCCTAGCATAACAACCCTTTACACAAGGAGGTTAGGCATCCAACAAAGTATTTTGCACATGCTGCGAATTTACCTGAAGACATATTGGATCAACCACCATGCAGATATCAACTGCGCCAACCCGTGGGGGTCTTCATGATGCTTattgaaaaaaaatgttgaatCAGGTAACACTGAACCTCGGGCGACCGTCCAACCCCATGGAAGTTTCCCATCGACTGCTAGGGTAAAAAATCGAGAAGCATTCCCGTGAtacttattgaaaaaaaaaaatgatgaaccaGGTAACACCGGACCTGGGGTGACCGGCCACCATGGTGCTTATTGAATTCTATAAAAGGTGAAATCTATCACCCTAGCGGCTCCCCCACACGACTGCCCCACACCATTAGAAGGAAGTAAATTGGGAAACCGAAGCTAACCATCACATGGGATGGTAATTTGTCGGGATTTAATCTTTTCTCAATTCTGCAAACCTACCATGTGATAACCAACTCAGCTATGCCTTGGGGGCTATACCGTGGTGCTTATTGAATTCTACAAAAGGTGAAATCCATCACTTTGCGACCTCCCACGACTGCCCCACATCACTGGGAGGGAGTAAATCAGTAAACTGAAGTTAGCCATCACATGGGAGGGTAATTCCTCGGTCTTTGTCAGGACTCGACCCTTTCTCAaaattaaccaacttaaatagttGCATACCTACcttatcaataataataataataataataaaattaaataataaattcagatatttaaattattaacaagAATATTTGTCCACTCGACTTTTATTAACTGTTTTTGTCGATTGTGCATGCAATCAATAAATCTTTGGTTGcgcctcatttggaggaaaaattcctgcaaatacaTCATAGCTAGGGATTGAACCGCGGGTGCTTGAGTGACAACCCGAATGTCCTACCACGGCGCTGTGGTGCttattgaaaaaaatatgatAATCCCACATTGACTATCCCTGGGTGACCGGCCCGGCCCCATGAAAGTTTTCTACCGGCAATCACGG from Zingiber officinale cultivar Zhangliang chromosome 4B, Zo_v1.1, whole genome shotgun sequence includes:
- the LOC121974391 gene encoding protein LIKE COV 2-like — its product is MAEENDSTSIPLSQAADPEDPAKAPPISPSSSTRKACCAVLQSWVSKKFMTGCVVLFPVAITFYITWWFIQFVDSFFSPIYDKLGFNIFGLGFLTSLAFVFLIGIFASSWLGSTVVWLGEWFIKKMPFVRHIYSASKQISTAISPDQNTTAFKEVAIIRHPRVGEYAFGFITSTVVLQNDKGDEELCSVYVPTNHLYIGDIFLVNSEEIIRPNLSVREGIEIIVSGGMTMPQAIAPLEGIPRKNQNIRLNRITN